From a region of the Fischerella sp. JS2 genome:
- a CDS encoding RnfABCDGE type electron transport complex subunit D produces the protein MKFKGIRDIRDYQILFLCLFLVLGIGTRDWTLRPELIVLIIVTCLSTQWLLSLVIRHWSLVIRQSTELIDQEQRTNDKGQITNLRSPLITALGLSLLLRADHWTTMVLAAVIAIASKFVFKIGDKHFFNPANFGIISALILTPDAWVSPGQWGEDWWYGLLFAGTGGMILKRVGRWDTTAAFLGAYAALEAMRNFYLGWTWDVYWHRLMSGSLLLFALFMVTDPRSIPNAHIARVVWAVCIAILTFILRNYFFVSTAVFWALFALAPLTVLLDVIWQASRFGWEFGEVGDG, from the coding sequence ATGAAGTTCAAAGGTATACGCGATATCCGCGATTATCAAATTCTTTTTCTCTGTTTGTTCCTAGTATTAGGAATTGGTACAAGAGACTGGACATTAAGACCAGAGTTGATTGTACTCATAATAGTCACCTGTTTATCAACACAATGGTTGTTATCATTGGTCATTCGTCATTGGTCATTGGTCATTCGTCAGTCAACAGAATTGATTGATCAAGAACAAAGGACAAATGACAAAGGACAAATCACTAATCTTCGCAGTCCCTTAATTACTGCTTTGGGGCTTAGTTTACTATTGCGGGCTGATCACTGGACGACAATGGTGTTGGCAGCAGTAATAGCGATCGCCAGTAAATTTGTCTTCAAAATTGGCGACAAACATTTCTTCAATCCTGCCAATTTTGGGATTATCTCTGCTTTAATACTTACCCCTGATGCTTGGGTTTCTCCGGGACAGTGGGGTGAGGACTGGTGGTATGGGCTGTTATTTGCTGGAACTGGTGGCATGATTCTCAAGCGAGTCGGACGTTGGGATACCACAGCTGCTTTTTTGGGGGCATATGCTGCCTTAGAAGCCATGCGTAATTTTTATTTGGGTTGGACTTGGGATGTTTACTGGCATCGTTTGATGAGTGGATCTTTGCTACTGTTTGCTTTGTTCATGGTGACTGACCCCCGGTCAATTCCCAATGCCCACATCGCCCGTGTAGTTTGGGCAGTGTGCATCGCTATATTGACTTTTATTTTGCGGAATTATTTCTTTGTTTCCACCGCCGTTTTCTGGGCATTATTTGCTTTGGCCCCATTGACTGTGCTGCTGGATGTGATTTGGCAAGCATCTCGGTTTGGGTGGGAGTTTGGAGAGGTGGGGGATGGGTAA
- a CDS encoding filamentous hemagglutinin has protein sequence MLKKSFAFGLLAAGLMVAPGAALADVQSNQQNVTQNGAAVGVGNTVVNQADQTAIQDITKIKNGVSCHGSYNAQFSGQNLEQNGAAVGTANTVANVGSQAALQNATEIANGFHNCY, from the coding sequence ATGTTGAAGAAGTCTTTCGCGTTCGGTTTACTCGCTGCTGGTTTGATGGTTGCTCCTGGTGCGGCTCTAGCAGATGTTCAAAGCAACCAACAAAACGTGACTCAAAATGGTGCTGCTGTTGGAGTTGGTAACACAGTAGTTAACCAAGCTGACCAAACAGCTATCCAAGATATCACCAAGATTAAGAATGGTGTTTCCTGTCACGGTAGCTACAACGCTCAATTCTCTGGTCAAAACTTAGAACAAAACGGTGCTGCTGTTGGTACTGCTAACACCGTTGCTAACGTTGGTAGCCAAGCTGCTCTACAAAACGCTACCGAGATTGCTAACGGTTTCCACAACTGCTACTAA
- a CDS encoding polysaccharide deacetylase family protein, protein MQLYPLFPVLHPILKPTFPTCLWGGDCNSKVIALSFDDGPHPQHTPRLLKVLDRYQITANFFWLGACVNRSPSLAKEVCDRGHWIGLHGYYHHNFPLLSPGELRDSLERTQAVIYDACELQPEQVRDVRPPNGLFTPQTLNLLQQWNYRSVMWSVVPEDWVRPGVTTVVQRVLQHVKNGSIIVLHDGACGGEDVAEITNILIPQLLKRGYYFVTIDTLWQQSLRR, encoded by the coding sequence ATGCAGCTTTATCCTTTATTTCCGGTTTTACACCCAATTCTCAAACCAACTTTTCCCACATGTTTGTGGGGAGGCGACTGCAATTCTAAAGTGATCGCTTTATCGTTTGACGATGGCCCCCATCCGCAACACACACCGAGATTATTAAAAGTTTTAGATCGTTATCAAATTACAGCAAATTTCTTTTGGTTAGGTGCTTGTGTCAACCGTTCACCCAGCTTAGCGAAAGAAGTATGCGATCGTGGACATTGGATTGGACTGCACGGTTACTATCATCATAATTTCCCTCTGCTTTCCCCTGGTGAACTCAGAGACAGCCTAGAAAGAACCCAAGCTGTTATTTACGATGCCTGCGAACTGCAACCAGAACAAGTACGTGATGTCAGACCTCCTAACGGTTTATTTACACCTCAAACTTTAAACCTATTACAACAGTGGAATTATCGTTCTGTAATGTGGAGTGTTGTACCAGAAGATTGGGTAAGACCGGGAGTGACCACCGTTGTGCAGCGAGTCCTACAACACGTAAAAAACGGCTCTATTATCGTTTTGCATGATGGTGCTTGCGGTGGAGAAGATGTAGCTGAAATCACTAACATACTCATCCCCCAATTACTTAAACGCGGCTATTACTTTGTAACCATAGATACACTGTGGCAGCAAAGTCTAAGGAGATAA
- a CDS encoding FAD-dependent hydroxylase: MAQAQLPQTFSPNQVATDKRGYDYDLIIVGGGIIGLTLASAFKDSELSVLLIEAKAESAAVAKGQAYAVHMLSALIYQGIGVWDKILPQIEVYRRVRLSDADHPDVVEFTTADINKQDLGYVAEHQALLYPLREFVKDCQNVTYICPAEVVSTCSHQDIVTIDIKVAGEMRTVRSKLLVAADGSRSPIRQAAGIKTHGWKYWQSCIVAFVKPEQPHNHTAYEKFWSSGPFAILPLPGNRCRIVWTAPHEEAKALCALDDEQFLKELTRRFGNQMGKLELLGDRFIFQVQLMQSDRYVKHRLALVGDAAHNCHPVGGQGLNLGIRDAAALAQVIQQAYQAGEDIGDIKILKRYERWRKRENLTILGFTDLLDRMFSNTFLPVMLVRRLGLWVMQRVPILKIYTLKLMIGLKGRTPELAQR, translated from the coding sequence ATGGCGCAAGCACAGCTTCCACAAACTTTTTCCCCCAACCAGGTAGCCACAGACAAACGGGGATACGACTATGATTTAATTATTGTCGGCGGCGGAATTATCGGCCTCACCCTAGCCTCTGCTTTCAAAGACTCAGAATTGAGTGTACTGCTGATTGAAGCAAAAGCAGAATCCGCAGCAGTAGCTAAGGGACAAGCTTACGCCGTACATATGCTGTCGGCGCTAATTTACCAAGGTATTGGAGTTTGGGACAAAATCTTACCTCAAATTGAAGTTTACCGTCGCGTCCGTCTTTCTGATGCTGATCACCCAGATGTGGTGGAATTTACAACAGCAGATATTAACAAGCAGGATTTGGGTTATGTAGCGGAACACCAAGCACTGTTGTATCCTCTGCGGGAATTCGTCAAAGATTGTCAGAATGTGACTTATATATGTCCAGCAGAAGTGGTAAGTACTTGTTCTCACCAAGATATAGTCACAATCGATATAAAAGTAGCAGGGGAAATGCGGACAGTCCGTAGCAAATTATTAGTAGCTGCTGATGGTTCGCGATCGCCTATTCGCCAAGCTGCTGGCATTAAAACTCATGGATGGAAGTACTGGCAATCTTGTATTGTCGCATTTGTCAAACCAGAGCAACCACATAATCACACTGCCTACGAAAAATTTTGGTCTAGCGGCCCGTTTGCAATTTTACCTTTGCCGGGAAATCGTTGCAGAATTGTCTGGACTGCCCCCCATGAAGAAGCAAAAGCTTTATGTGCTTTGGATGATGAGCAATTTTTAAAAGAGTTAACTCGTCGTTTTGGCAATCAGATGGGTAAGTTAGAATTGCTAGGTGATCGCTTTATTTTTCAGGTACAACTTATGCAAAGCGATCGCTATGTCAAACACCGACTTGCTTTGGTAGGTGATGCAGCACACAATTGTCACCCTGTCGGCGGACAAGGTTTAAATTTGGGTATCCGGGATGCAGCAGCCCTAGCACAGGTGATCCAACAAGCATATCAAGCTGGTGAAGATATTGGCGATATCAAAATACTTAAACGCTACGAACGTTGGCGGAAACGGGAAAACCTGACTATCTTGGGTTTTACTGATTTGTTAGATAGGATGTTTTCTAATACATTCTTACCCGTGATGCTAGTTCGTCGCTTAGGTTTATGGGTAATGCAGCGAGTACCAATCCTGAAAATATACACTCTCAAATTGATGATTGGTTTGAAAGGGCGTACTCCCGAATTAGCGCAACGTTGA
- a CDS encoding filamentous hemagglutinin — MLKKSFAFGLLAAGLMVAPGAALADVQSNQQNATQNGAAAGFGNTVVNQADQTAIQDITKIKNGASCHGSYNAQISGQNLQQNGAAVGTANTVANVGSQAALQNATEIANGFHNCY; from the coding sequence ATGTTGAAGAAGTCTTTCGCGTTCGGTTTACTCGCTGCTGGTTTGATGGTTGCTCCTGGTGCGGCTCTAGCAGATGTTCAAAGCAACCAACAAAACGCGACTCAAAATGGTGCTGCTGCTGGTTTTGGTAACACAGTAGTTAACCAAGCTGACCAAACAGCTATCCAAGATATCACCAAGATTAAGAATGGTGCTTCCTGTCACGGTAGCTACAATGCTCAAATTTCTGGTCAAAACTTGCAACAAAACGGTGCTGCTGTTGGTACTGCTAACACCGTTGCTAACGTTGGTAGCCAAGCTGCTCTACAAAACGCTACCGAGATTGCTAACGGTTTCCACAACTGCTACTAA
- a CDS encoding tetratricopeptide repeat protein, giving the protein MGKGFGIKKQKHGEKDYKAYVDLLCKILKIISQHPNNLEKAVYPLLEGNLDKLNDYFAEVLRRWAKVKLSEDFKQAYNTADAILGFINLLKNFRQVDTASCIEISIAGNEVVLVFVRSPCFSKTIWANIQHNLGNCYMKRIQGEREENLEKAINCLKKELEIHTQNHHPQEWLKVKNDLGVAYSDRIQGKHSENIKQALHHFTEALQAFPHDSFPEHLGRLSHNLTFVLREEIFSKGNYLPEGTQQLICNFTEDLQEFIQKCEPEKWANIQRHLGDFYDANHQGDRAKNLEQAIYFYAKALQVFTQEKCPEGWATIQQHQGNSYLRRI; this is encoded by the coding sequence ATGGGAAAAGGATTTGGTATTAAAAAGCAAAAGCATGGCGAAAAAGATTACAAAGCTTATGTAGATTTACTGTGTAAAATATTAAAAATAATTTCACAACATCCAAATAATCTTGAGAAAGCTGTCTATCCACTATTAGAAGGTAATTTAGACAAACTGAATGATTACTTTGCAGAAGTTTTGCGGCGCTGGGCAAAGGTTAAATTATCTGAAGATTTTAAACAGGCATATAACACAGCAGATGCCATTTTAGGATTTATTAACCTGCTGAAAAACTTTAGGCAGGTAGACACAGCTAGTTGTATAGAGATTTCAATTGCTGGAAATGAAGTTGTATTGGTTTTTGTTAGAAGCCCTTGCTTTTCTAAAACAATATGGGCAAACATTCAACATAATCTTGGTAACTGCTACATGAAGCGCATCCAAGGTGAACGAGAAGAGAATCTTGAAAAGGCTATTAACTGTTTGAAGAAAGAATTAGAAATACACACACAAAATCATCATCCCCAAGAATGGCTAAAAGTTAAAAATGACCTCGGTGTTGCTTATAGCGATCGCATCCAAGGCAAGCACTCTGAGAATATTAAACAAGCCCTTCATCACTTTACAGAAGCATTACAAGCATTTCCTCATGATAGTTTTCCCGAACATTTGGGCAGGCTATCACATAATCTTACTTTTGTTTTAAGGGAAGAAATTTTTAGCAAAGGAAACTATCTGCCGGAGGGTACTCAGCAGCTCATCTGTAATTTTACAGAGGATTTACAAGAATTTATCCAAAAGTGTGAACCAGAAAAATGGGCAAATATCCAAAGACACCTTGGGGATTTTTACGATGCTAATCACCAAGGAGATAGAGCTAAAAACTTAGAGCAAGCGATCTATTTTTATGCTAAAGCTTTGCAAGTATTCACTCAAGAAAAATGTCCCGAAGGGTGGGCAACAATCCAACAACATCAGGGTAATTCCTACCTACGTCGTATTTGA
- a CDS encoding CHAT domain-containing protein, whose translation MTEQLQIYTPNAFPDQCYEAGLLLGNIAFIEKIWDQAIFGYAQAIAAVETSRTWATSETRRQEILEESIDIYHKMVQACINAGQIDKALEYVERSRSKRLVDLMASKDLYQSSEIPQAVQEFLQQYESLQKQIDNFRSQKNFGSDRELLGVGNRNRAALEADNEIIAALEAEKQQVWEKLRQLDPVVAGEIQVSPPKLTAMQQLIDQPTTAILSFYSTEEDTHIFVLRQNQISLHTCGGEGQENLQAWIREKWLMSYVSDRQTWESQITSILSELAKRLQLSNFISQHLQGIAELILVPHLLLHQIPFAALPIEENKYLSDKFLLRHIPSCQILEFCQQRGKLETLHTNSLQYGTVEDATNDLPFASFEGEQIASLHLIPDQRRLKGKTQATLHNYRQLAQQVQVLHSCHHAQSRLDHPLESQLKLGDGSITLGQLMSPSWRLPNLFDVFLSCCETNLGNPSLTDDILTLSTGFLCTGARSVVSTLWSVNDLATALFSIFYYQQRKEGKSHPEALRQAQIKLRESKKEYLIDELIKLSKQAEYKRKEARNQRKQYPVDSPEYLECDREYRKYAGVMLEITKLKNNTEKFPFAYPHFWAAFTCQGLR comes from the coding sequence TTGACAGAACAGTTGCAAATATATACGCCTAATGCGTTTCCAGATCAATGCTATGAAGCTGGACTATTACTTGGTAATATTGCCTTTATAGAAAAAATATGGGATCAAGCAATCTTTGGCTATGCTCAAGCCATTGCAGCAGTAGAAACCAGTCGCACTTGGGCAACTTCCGAAACCCGTCGCCAAGAAATTTTAGAAGAATCCATTGATATATACCACAAAATGGTGCAAGCCTGTATCAATGCAGGACAAATAGATAAAGCCCTGGAATACGTCGAACGTTCCCGTTCCAAACGCCTAGTAGACTTAATGGCAAGTAAGGATCTATACCAAAGCAGCGAAATTCCCCAAGCAGTCCAGGAGTTTTTGCAACAGTACGAAAGCCTACAAAAGCAAATCGATAATTTCCGTTCTCAGAAGAATTTTGGTAGTGACCGAGAATTGTTAGGAGTCGGTAATCGCAACCGCGCTGCCTTGGAAGCAGATAACGAAATTATCGCTGCCCTAGAAGCAGAAAAACAGCAAGTCTGGGAGAAATTACGGCAATTAGACCCCGTAGTAGCAGGAGAAATCCAAGTCAGTCCGCCAAAGTTGACTGCTATGCAACAGTTAATCGACCAGCCTACCACTGCTATTCTCAGTTTTTACAGCACTGAGGAAGATACCCATATATTTGTCCTACGTCAGAACCAAATAAGCCTCCATACCTGTGGAGGAGAAGGACAGGAGAATTTACAAGCTTGGATTCGTGAAAAATGGTTGATGTCTTATGTAAGCGATCGCCAAACATGGGAAAGTCAAATTACAAGCATCTTGAGCGAACTGGCTAAGCGTCTGCAACTATCAAATTTCATATCTCAACATTTACAAGGAATAGCAGAACTTATCTTAGTACCTCACCTGTTGTTGCATCAGATTCCTTTTGCAGCTTTACCTATAGAAGAAAATAAATATTTAAGTGACAAATTCTTGCTTCGCCACATTCCTAGCTGCCAAATTTTGGAATTTTGTCAACAACGAGGTAAACTAGAGACTTTACATACAAATTCTCTGCAATACGGAACTGTAGAGGATGCAACTAATGACCTTCCCTTTGCCAGTTTTGAAGGTGAACAAATTGCTAGTTTACACCTTATTCCTGATCAACGCCGCTTAAAAGGGAAAACTCAGGCTACCCTTCACAACTATCGTCAATTAGCACAACAAGTCCAGGTACTCCACTCTTGTCATCATGCCCAATCTCGTCTCGATCATCCTCTGGAATCTCAATTAAAATTAGGTGATGGCAGTATTACTTTGGGGCAATTGATGTCACCAAGCTGGCGTCTACCAAACCTCTTTGATGTGTTTCTTTCCTGCTGTGAAACCAACCTGGGTAATCCTTCCCTTACTGATGATATTCTCACCCTTTCTACAGGCTTTTTATGTACAGGGGCAAGAAGCGTTGTCAGTACTCTTTGGTCAGTAAATGATTTAGCAACAGCACTGTTTTCCATATTTTACTACCAGCAGCGAAAAGAAGGGAAAAGCCACCCAGAAGCATTAAGGCAAGCGCAAATTAAACTGCGTGAAAGCAAAAAAGAGTATTTGATAGATGAATTGATAAAATTATCCAAACAAGCAGAATATAAGCGCAAGGAAGCCAGAAATCAGCGAAAACAATACCCTGTAGATTCACCTGAATATCTGGAATGCGATCGCGAATATAGAAAGTACGCTGGAGTAATGCTTGAGATTACTAAACTGAAAAATAATACTGAAAAATTTCCCTTTGCATATCCTCACTTTTGGGCAGCTTTTACTTGCCAAGGATTGAGGTAA
- the lysS gene encoding lysine--tRNA ligase, translated as MSEEEIRTTRLEKVEQLRQLGMNPYAYRWESTHYAAQLQEKFADLANGEEVDIDVAIAGRIMARRVMGKLAFFTLQDETGKIQLYLEKNRIQEGMADIDADAFNHLKQLTDVGDILGARGTIKRTEKGELSVYVKQYTILTKSLLPLPDKWHGLTDVAKRYRQRYVDLIVNPEVRQTFRRRAQITAGIRRYLEERDFLEIETPVLQAEAGGAEARPFITYHNTLDMELYLRIATELHLKRLIVGGFEKVFELGRIFRNEGISTRHNPEFTTIEIYQAYADYNDMMALTEGIIATVAKETLGTLQITYQGQAVDLTLPWRRVTMHDLVKEYTGLDFNSFQTLEEAQAVCKNAGLEGIKNCYSIGKLLNEAFEQKVEAKLVQPTFVIDYPVEISPLAKPHRSQPGLVERFELFIVGRETANSFSELTDPIDQRQRLEEQAARKAAGDLEAQGVDEDFLTALEYGMPPTGGLGIGIDRLVMLLTDCASIRDAIAFPLLKPEKSEEATKENT; from the coding sequence ATGTCGGAAGAAGAAATCCGTACTACACGGCTAGAGAAAGTAGAACAGTTGAGACAATTAGGGATGAATCCCTACGCCTATCGTTGGGAATCTACCCATTACGCAGCACAATTGCAGGAAAAATTTGCTGATTTAGCCAATGGAGAAGAAGTAGATATCGATGTGGCGATCGCTGGACGCATCATGGCGCGTCGCGTCATGGGTAAACTTGCTTTCTTCACTTTACAAGATGAAACCGGCAAAATTCAGCTTTATTTAGAGAAAAATCGCATTCAAGAAGGCATGGCAGACATTGATGCCGATGCTTTTAACCATCTCAAACAACTTACAGATGTCGGCGATATTCTGGGTGCTAGAGGAACAATCAAACGGACTGAAAAGGGCGAGTTATCAGTTTACGTTAAACAATATACAATTCTGACTAAATCTTTGTTGCCCTTGCCTGATAAGTGGCACGGTTTAACGGATGTAGCTAAACGTTATCGTCAGCGCTATGTAGATTTAATTGTTAACCCTGAGGTTAGACAAACTTTTCGGCGTCGCGCTCAAATTACGGCTGGTATCCGTAGATACTTGGAGGAGCGTGATTTCTTGGAAATTGAAACCCCTGTTTTACAAGCAGAAGCAGGAGGTGCTGAGGCGCGTCCGTTTATTACATACCACAATACTTTAGACATGGAGTTGTATTTGCGGATTGCCACAGAACTCCATCTCAAGCGGTTGATTGTTGGGGGATTTGAAAAAGTATTTGAACTGGGACGGATTTTCCGCAACGAAGGAATTTCTACCAGGCACAACCCAGAATTTACTACGATTGAGATTTACCAAGCCTATGCCGACTATAACGACATGATGGCGCTCACGGAAGGAATTATTGCCACCGTCGCCAAAGAAACACTCGGCACGTTGCAAATTACTTACCAAGGGCAAGCAGTTGATTTAACACTACCTTGGCGGCGTGTAACTATGCACGATTTGGTAAAAGAATACACCGGCTTGGATTTCAATTCTTTCCAAACTCTGGAAGAGGCACAAGCAGTATGTAAAAATGCTGGATTAGAAGGTATAAAAAATTGCTATTCAATTGGCAAGTTGCTGAATGAAGCCTTTGAACAAAAAGTCGAGGCGAAGCTTGTTCAACCTACTTTTGTGATTGACTATCCTGTAGAAATATCGCCCTTGGCAAAACCACACCGTTCTCAGCCTGGTTTGGTGGAACGTTTTGAGTTATTTATTGTTGGGCGAGAGACAGCCAACAGTTTCTCAGAACTTACTGATCCTATTGATCAACGGCAACGCTTGGAAGAACAAGCAGCCCGCAAAGCAGCAGGCGATTTAGAAGCCCAAGGAGTAGATGAAGACTTCTTGACGGCTTTAGAATACGGAATGCCACCTACAGGAGGCTTGGGTATTGGTATTGACAGGTTGGTGATGTTGCTGACTGACTGTGCTAGTATTCGGGATGCGATCGCTTTCCCTTTACTCAAGCCAGAGAAATCAGAAGAAGCAACTAAGGAAAATACTTAA
- a CDS encoding helix-turn-helix transcriptional regulator has protein sequence MKRKAKPNIAFLREKAGLTQLELSRLVGVTESTIQNWESGRTGTEQIERIIRFCKALNCQVEDLIEYVNMPQEPATKPSSLSDIHNMLGTDEPSSTSSPNTQADPTPQESRFKGQ, from the coding sequence GTGAAACGGAAAGCAAAACCAAACATCGCTTTTCTGCGTGAAAAAGCAGGGCTAACTCAGCTGGAGTTATCGCGCCTTGTAGGCGTGACAGAAAGCACTATTCAAAATTGGGAAAGCGGTAGGACTGGGACAGAACAAATAGAAAGAATCATTCGGTTTTGCAAAGCACTGAATTGTCAAGTAGAAGACTTAATTGAGTATGTAAATATGCCCCAAGAGCCAGCTACAAAACCTAGTTCTCTTAGCGATATACATAATATGTTGGGGACAGACGAACCTTCATCAACTTCTAGCCCGAATACGCAAGCTGACCCAACACCACAAGAGTCAAGATTCAAGGGTCAATAG
- a CDS encoding YebC/PmpR family DNA-binding transcriptional regulator — protein MAGHSKWANIKRQKAVVDAKKGKTFTQLSRAIIIAARSGIPDPAGNFQLRTAIDKAKAAGIPNENIERAIAKGAGTFTGDGSSLEAIRYEGYGPGGVAILIEALTDNRNRTAADLRAAFSKNGGNLGETGCVSWMFDQKGVCIVERVEDEEKLLEASLEGGAESYEMTDEKTAEVFTEVTNLENLNQTLQEKNFQVTDAELRWIPSNNVEIDNIEQARSLLKLIDTLEGLDDVQNITANFEMPENLMIVMV, from the coding sequence ATGGCAGGACATAGTAAATGGGCAAATATTAAACGCCAAAAAGCTGTAGTAGACGCTAAAAAGGGTAAGACATTCACTCAACTTTCTCGGGCAATTATCATTGCTGCGAGAAGTGGTATCCCAGATCCAGCAGGTAACTTTCAACTGCGAACAGCAATCGACAAAGCTAAAGCAGCAGGTATTCCCAACGAAAATATTGAAAGGGCGATCGCTAAAGGTGCAGGAACTTTTACAGGTGATGGTTCTTCTTTAGAAGCTATTCGTTACGAAGGTTATGGGCCTGGAGGTGTTGCTATTTTAATTGAAGCCTTGACAGACAATCGCAATCGTACCGCAGCTGACTTGCGTGCCGCCTTCAGCAAAAATGGTGGTAATCTCGGTGAAACAGGATGTGTCAGCTGGATGTTTGACCAAAAAGGCGTTTGTATTGTTGAGAGAGTAGAAGACGAAGAAAAACTTTTAGAAGCATCCCTAGAAGGTGGTGCAGAATCTTACGAAATGACTGATGAGAAAACTGCTGAGGTTTTTACCGAGGTAACAAATTTAGAAAACCTCAACCAAACTCTTCAAGAAAAGAATTTTCAGGTAACAGACGCTGAATTGCGTTGGATTCCCAGTAATAACGTGGAAATTGATAATATAGAACAGGCGCGATCGCTACTGAAATTAATAGATACTTTAGAAGGCTTGGATGATGTCCAAAACATCACCGCTAATTTTGAAATGCCAGAAAACTTAATGATTGTTATGGTTTAG